One Cryptomeria japonica chromosome 9, Sugi_1.0, whole genome shotgun sequence genomic window carries:
- the LOC131037183 gene encoding pentatricopeptide repeat-containing protein At2g15820, chloroplastic isoform X2 — MSKQEWYEFDLGFATKLADFLGKDMKVGRCRDVFDNIINRDHIPCESTFIILTMAYIEAGDKGSVHEAFNIYNQMVQLGGYQPSPSLQKSLFKALLHGTGGTAKHYLKQAEAIFQNMQAAGYKIKKEIYEGLVWLHSYQDCIDRERIQFLRNNMKESGIKESGDFLISILRVCSKCTDVKEAESTWAMLLNTRYKLTSHPFVYRMEVYAKAGQPMKCIEIFKDMQEKGVPMSVIAYEKIIRVLSNVQEKEYAENYMKQFEDSGLKPLQSSYVDLMQMYMSLRMYNKVESTFSRSITKCRPKWIAYDLYLESLIKCGELEKAEEVFTGLQKDSAMGVKGKTCNIMLEGYVNAGQEAKIQHLYDQMCNRKYNIDPSLMERIKHSIGMVNEDINRCLSLTLTAEQREIVTAILLSGAMLESHDKNKTFELHFEFNKKLEFCDILKTNLYAIFFEWLKSLDQLNIQVEEVSRHFSTVNHRSFRFYADHFRPGGKMAVPRLIHCWLSPRTLAYWYMYGGRKSASGYIVFYGMSYRVEECEIIAKALKAKSINCVIKRCRKLFQIRCQGKDAMRLWKLMEPYILDGLKEVLKPEDGFAEGEARTEGIDFESEDEYNNDSSSSSSDTKVQKGIEEIAIVSKMYT, encoded by the coding sequence ATGAGTAAGCAAGAGTGGTATGAGTTTGACCTTGGCTTTGCAACTAAATTGGCAGACTTTCTGGGGAAAGATATGAAAGTTGGAAGATGCCGTGATGTGTTTGACAATATAATTAATCGGGACCACATTCCTTGTGAATCTACATTTATAATTCTTACAATGGCTTACATTGAAGCAGGAGATAAAGGATCTGTTCATGAAGCCTTTAATATATACAATCAAATGGTTCAGCTTGGAGGCTATCAGCCTAGTCCCAGTTTACAGAAATCTCTTTTCAAGGCTCTTTTACATGGAACTGGAGGAACTGCCAAACATTATTTAAAGCAGGCAGAAGCTATATTTCAAAATATGCAAGCAGCAGGGTATAAGATAAAAAAAGAAATATATGAAGGCTTGGTATGGCTACACAGTTATCAGGACTGCATAGATCGTGAAAGAATTCAATTTCTAAGGAATAATATGAAAGAGTCGGGAATCAAGGAAAGTGGAGATTTTTTGATCTCAATTCTCAGGGTTTGCTCCAAATGTACAGATGTAAAAGAGGCAGAAAGCACTTGGGCAATGCTCCTTAACACTAGATATAAATTAACTTCTCATCCTTTCGTGTATCGCATGGAAGTTTATGCTAAGGCTGGACAGCCCATGAAGTGTATAGAGATTTTCAAAGACATGCAGGAGAAAGGGGTCCCTATGAGTGTGATTGCGTATGAGAAAATTATTCGGGTATTATCAAATGTTCAAGAAAAAGAGTATGCTGAAAATTATATGAAGCAATTTGAGGATAGTGGTCTGAAGCCTTTGCAGTCATCCTATGTTGACTTGATGCAAATGTATATGTCCTTGCGGATGTACAATAAAGTGGAATCCACTTTTTCTCGAAGTATAACAAAGTGTCGACCCAAATGGATAGCATATGATTTATATCTTGAATCTCTGATCAAATGTGGTGAGCTGGAAAAGGCCGAGGAAGTTTTTACAGGTTTGCAAAAGGATAGTGCAATGGGTGTCAAAGGAAAAACATGCAACATTATGTTAGAAGGCTATGTCAATGCTGGTCAAGAAGCAAAGATACAACATTTGTATGATCAGATGTGCAATAGAAAATATAATATTGATCCCTCATTGATGGAAAGAATCAAACATTCTATTGGTATGGTAAACGAAGACATTAATAGGTGTCTCAGCTTGACACTTACTGCAGAGCAACGGGAAATTGTAACTGCCATATTATTGTCTGGTGCCATGTTAGAGTCACATGATAAAAACAAGACCTTTGAACTTCATTTTGAGTTCAATAAAAAACTTGAGTTCTGTGATATTTTGAAAACAAATTTATATGCCATATTTTTTGAATGGTTAAAATCTCTGGATCAATTGAATATTCAAGTTGAGGAGGTGTCAAGGCATTTTTCTACTGTCAATCATCGTAGTTTTCGATTTTATGCTGACCATTTCAGACCAGGCGGGAAGATGGCAGTTCCACGGCTTATACACTGTTGGTTATCTCCTCGTACTTTAGCATACTGGTACATGTATGGAGGACGGAAGAGTGCATCTGGATATATTGTCTTTTATGGAATGAGCTACAGGGTCGAAGAGTGTGAAATTATTGCAAAGGCCTTAAAAGCAAAGTCAATAAATTGTGTCATAAAGAGGTGCAGAAAGCTCTTTCAAATAAGATGTCAAGGTAAGGATGCAATGCGTCTTTGGAAGTTGATGGAGCCATACATATTGGATGGGTTGAAAGAGGTATTAAAACCTGAAGATGGATTTGCTGAAGGTGAAGCTCGAACAGAAGGGATTGATTTTGAATCAGAGGATGAGTATAACAATGACAGTTCTAGTTCAAGTAGTGATACCAAAGTTCAGAAAGGGATTGAAGAAATTGCAATAGTGTCCAAAATGTACACATAG